A stretch of Myxococcus hansupus DNA encodes these proteins:
- a CDS encoding ATP-binding protein: MPHSPPDLDLGQCDREPIHLLGGIQPHGVLVAFHPETLRIEVVSGNAEPLLGQPPSALRGQSITAVLDEAALRRVRAQSLIGPVAVQAGGRACSALLHASDGLQVLELEPLTEAMAQADEAALSAIHALVSPLGQVRGASSLLQRAADGVRALIGFDRVMVYRFHADWHGEVVAESLAEGVESFMGLHYPASDIPVQARALYRRNPLRLIADVQARPVGMVPPTLPGTGQPLDLSGAALRSVSEIHLEYLRNMGVGASFSVSLLKDGELWGLMACHHHAPRLVSAARRQACEVLARMLALQLGAEERGADATAHARRATLLARLVSGLGEGTSLPAALKANGALLMELTGATGVALLLGESLELEQGEQPVLLGRTPSREEVLALASRLAEMPGASTTVHTERLETLHPPLAGRADVAAGLLSVRLDPQAPRFVFWFRPEVARTVAWAGNPNKPARPEPGHTRLHPRASFEAWREEVRGASVPWSSADVEAAESFQGALVGVVLRHAVELSRVSRALARSNAELESFSGTVGHDLREPLRGIQQYTSFFLEDHGASLANDSREQLQAVGWLARRAQSLLEDLFEYSRLGRIELAWHEVDMHALVEEALAVVSPRLVEGKVEVRQPRRLPRVACDDVRIRQVWENLLSNAAKYQAQTPHWVELGYFGPGEERTGAAARHDAPYVFFVKDPGIGIASRFHEAIFDMFRRLHPVQAYGGGTGAGLAIARRLVRLHGGELWVDSSPGQGATFYFTLGRGPA; encoded by the coding sequence ATGCCGCACTCCCCGCCTGACCTGGACCTGGGGCAGTGCGACCGGGAGCCCATCCACCTGCTGGGAGGCATCCAGCCCCATGGTGTGCTGGTGGCCTTCCATCCGGAGACGTTGCGCATCGAGGTGGTGAGCGGTAACGCGGAGCCCCTGCTGGGGCAGCCGCCCTCCGCGCTGCGGGGCCAGTCCATCACCGCCGTGCTCGACGAAGCGGCGTTGCGGCGGGTGCGCGCGCAGAGCCTCATCGGGCCCGTGGCCGTCCAGGCCGGAGGCCGTGCGTGTTCCGCGTTGCTCCATGCCAGCGACGGCCTGCAGGTGCTGGAGTTGGAGCCGCTCACGGAGGCCATGGCCCAGGCGGACGAGGCCGCGCTGAGCGCCATTCACGCGTTGGTGTCGCCGCTGGGGCAGGTGCGCGGCGCCTCCTCGCTGTTGCAGCGCGCGGCGGATGGCGTGCGCGCGCTCATCGGCTTCGACCGCGTCATGGTGTACCGCTTCCACGCGGACTGGCACGGCGAGGTGGTGGCGGAGAGCCTCGCCGAGGGCGTGGAGAGCTTCATGGGCCTGCACTACCCGGCCAGCGACATCCCCGTTCAGGCAAGGGCGTTGTACCGGCGCAATCCCCTGCGGCTCATCGCGGACGTCCAGGCACGGCCGGTGGGGATGGTGCCGCCCACGCTGCCCGGGACGGGACAGCCATTGGACCTGTCCGGGGCCGCGCTGCGCAGCGTGTCCGAGATTCACCTCGAGTATCTGCGCAACATGGGCGTGGGCGCGTCCTTCTCCGTGTCGTTGTTGAAGGACGGTGAGTTGTGGGGCCTCATGGCCTGCCACCATCACGCGCCGCGCCTCGTGTCCGCCGCCCGGCGTCAGGCCTGTGAGGTGCTCGCGCGGATGTTGGCGCTCCAACTCGGCGCGGAGGAGCGCGGGGCGGATGCGACCGCCCACGCGCGCCGGGCGACGCTGCTGGCCCGGCTCGTGTCGGGGCTGGGAGAGGGCACCTCGCTGCCCGCCGCGCTCAAGGCGAACGGCGCGTTGCTGATGGAGCTCACGGGGGCGACGGGCGTGGCGCTCTTGTTGGGAGAGAGCCTCGAACTGGAGCAGGGCGAACAGCCCGTCCTCCTGGGCCGGACGCCTTCTCGTGAAGAGGTGTTGGCGTTGGCCTCGCGGCTCGCGGAGATGCCAGGCGCGAGCACCACGGTGCACACCGAGCGCCTGGAGACCTTGCATCCTCCGCTGGCCGGACGCGCGGACGTGGCCGCGGGCCTGCTGTCGGTCCGGTTGGATCCACAGGCCCCGCGCTTCGTCTTCTGGTTCCGTCCCGAGGTGGCGCGCACCGTCGCCTGGGCAGGCAATCCGAACAAGCCCGCGCGACCCGAGCCGGGCCACACGCGGCTGCATCCTCGCGCCTCCTTCGAGGCGTGGCGGGAGGAGGTCCGGGGCGCGAGCGTCCCGTGGTCCTCCGCGGATGTGGAGGCGGCGGAGTCCTTCCAGGGCGCCCTGGTCGGCGTGGTGCTCCGTCACGCGGTGGAGTTGTCCCGGGTGTCCCGGGCGCTGGCGCGCTCCAACGCGGAGCTGGAGTCCTTCAGCGGCACGGTGGGGCACGACCTGCGAGAGCCGCTGCGCGGCATCCAGCAGTACACGTCCTTCTTCCTGGAGGACCATGGCGCGTCGCTCGCCAATGACAGCCGTGAGCAGCTCCAGGCGGTGGGGTGGCTCGCGCGCCGCGCGCAGTCGTTGCTGGAGGACCTCTTCGAATACAGCCGGCTGGGCCGCATCGAGCTGGCCTGGCACGAGGTGGACATGCACGCGCTGGTGGAGGAGGCGCTCGCCGTCGTGTCTCCCCGGCTCGTAGAGGGGAAGGTGGAGGTGCGCCAGCCCCGCCGCCTGCCTCGCGTCGCGTGTGATGACGTTCGCATCCGGCAGGTCTGGGAGAACCTGCTGTCGAACGCGGCCAAGTACCAGGCCCAAACCCCGCACTGGGTGGAGCTGGGATACTTCGGGCCGGGCGAGGAGCGGACCGGGGCGGCGGCACGGCACGACGCTCCCTACGTTTTCTTCGTGAAGGACCCCGGCATTGGCATCGCCTCGCGGTTCCACGAGGCCATCTTCGACATGTTCCGCCGGCTGCACCCCGTGCAGGCCTACGGGGGCGGGACAGGGGCGGGGCTGGCCATCGCGCGCCGGCTGGTGCGGTTGCACGGTGGCGAGCTCTGGGTCGACTCCTCGCCGGGGCAGGGCGCCACGTTCTATTTCACCCTGGGGCGAGGTCCGGCATGA
- a CDS encoding S8 family peptidase: MCRLLLLSLLLLSATSCSGDEEPRDEPTPSGGRIRGVLTPFRSSERSTEGDVPRTVRSPFRAGELEKLKQTLREHHAGRMREARKVPGLPIVQAEPPAAPRELTSSEDATIPGDLILRFEEAGLSPERVLERVRRPGFRAVHKGYASEYLHLVGYEALDGKAVTVAKTQEWVSQLAQVPGVRYAVRNARMHGMAAPNDRGYSLQWHYPTLNLPAAWDLVQDASSVVVAVLDSGIVSHPDLNANVLPGYDMISDPENAGDGDGRDNNPRDEGGDAPNGGSSWHGSHVAGTISADTNNEVGVAGVAWGAKLLPVRVLGRKGGTAFDIAAGITWATGGTVPGVPPNPNPAKVVNMSLGGAAPPQALYQDAIDAAVGRGAIFVVAAGNENVNARNTTPCNQQNVICVGSTSLAGRRSSFSNFGADVDVMASGGEMREDLNGDGYPDGVLSTVLDDNGQPAYAFSQGTSMAAPHVAGVVALMMAAQPNLTAAVAESTLKATATPLTSAQCPEGCGAGLVNARAALARIANVDPGSLDPQLNVTTSTLFFRGSGTQQLTVSNVGGNRGGDLTVTASVSGANASAVTFPQGNTVRVPAFGSASLSVEVNASGLPQGDTVVPLSLAGSGTAGSATVAVKIGVGNGSSDRDAIIAFVWQDARGEWQTSQDAITVARASANYAYSINLAPRTYFALATIDDDDDGNFFEDGERTGYWRNVDAFEPLVLETGETLSDVSFDLIPLAPIDDDPALVVGSTCRSNADCPDGVCVTDYPGGYCTMDCTRSACPAGSRCYIVDASTGLKACLATCSRQVGTGQGDCRTDYVCYSDGTGSGACQPNCWTTDLECGGSQQCLPSGFCR, from the coding sequence ATGTGTCGCCTGCTGCTGCTGAGTCTGTTGCTGCTCTCCGCCACCTCCTGCTCTGGGGACGAGGAGCCACGGGACGAGCCAACGCCGTCCGGGGGCCGCATCCGGGGCGTGCTGACGCCCTTCCGCAGCAGTGAGCGGTCCACCGAAGGGGATGTTCCCCGGACAGTGCGGTCGCCCTTCCGGGCCGGGGAATTGGAGAAGCTGAAGCAGACGCTGCGCGAGCACCACGCCGGCCGCATGCGTGAGGCGCGGAAGGTGCCTGGGCTCCCCATCGTTCAGGCCGAGCCGCCCGCCGCGCCGCGCGAGCTCACGTCGAGCGAGGACGCCACGATTCCCGGGGACCTCATCCTGCGCTTCGAGGAAGCGGGCCTGTCGCCAGAGCGTGTGCTGGAGCGGGTGAGGCGCCCGGGCTTCCGCGCGGTCCACAAGGGCTACGCCAGCGAGTACCTGCACCTGGTGGGCTACGAGGCCCTGGACGGCAAGGCCGTGACGGTGGCGAAGACGCAGGAGTGGGTGTCCCAGCTCGCGCAGGTGCCCGGTGTGCGTTACGCGGTCCGCAACGCGCGGATGCACGGCATGGCCGCGCCGAACGACCGGGGCTACAGCCTTCAGTGGCACTACCCCACGCTCAACCTGCCGGCCGCGTGGGACCTGGTGCAGGACGCGTCGAGCGTGGTGGTGGCCGTCCTCGACAGCGGCATCGTCTCCCACCCGGACCTGAACGCGAACGTGCTGCCGGGCTACGACATGATTTCGGACCCGGAGAACGCGGGCGACGGCGACGGCCGGGACAACAACCCTCGGGATGAAGGCGGCGATGCGCCCAACGGCGGCTCGTCGTGGCATGGCTCGCATGTGGCGGGCACCATCTCCGCCGACACGAACAACGAAGTGGGCGTCGCGGGCGTGGCGTGGGGCGCGAAGCTGCTCCCGGTGCGAGTGCTGGGGCGCAAGGGCGGCACCGCTTTCGACATCGCCGCGGGCATCACCTGGGCCACGGGCGGCACCGTGCCGGGCGTGCCGCCCAATCCCAATCCCGCGAAGGTGGTGAACATGAGCCTGGGCGGCGCCGCGCCACCGCAGGCGCTCTATCAGGACGCCATCGACGCGGCGGTGGGCCGTGGCGCCATCTTCGTCGTCGCGGCGGGCAATGAGAATGTGAACGCGCGCAACACCACCCCGTGCAACCAGCAGAACGTCATCTGCGTGGGCTCCACCAGCCTGGCCGGGCGGCGCAGCAGCTTCTCCAACTTCGGCGCCGACGTGGACGTGATGGCCTCCGGCGGTGAGATGCGCGAGGACCTGAACGGCGACGGCTATCCGGACGGCGTGCTGTCCACGGTGCTGGATGACAACGGACAGCCCGCCTATGCCTTCTCGCAAGGCACCAGCATGGCCGCGCCCCACGTCGCGGGCGTGGTGGCGCTGATGATGGCGGCGCAGCCGAACCTGACGGCCGCGGTGGCGGAGAGCACGCTCAAGGCCACCGCCACGCCGCTGACCAGTGCGCAGTGCCCGGAGGGGTGCGGCGCGGGGCTCGTCAACGCACGTGCCGCGCTGGCGCGCATCGCCAACGTGGACCCGGGCTCGTTGGACCCGCAGCTCAACGTGACGACGTCCACGCTGTTCTTCCGGGGCAGCGGGACGCAGCAGCTCACCGTGAGCAACGTGGGCGGCAACCGCGGCGGTGACTTGACGGTGACGGCCAGCGTCAGCGGCGCCAACGCCTCGGCGGTGACGTTCCCGCAGGGGAACACGGTGCGGGTCCCCGCGTTTGGCTCGGCGTCACTGAGCGTGGAGGTCAACGCCTCGGGGCTGCCGCAGGGCGACACCGTGGTGCCCCTGAGCCTCGCGGGCTCGGGGACCGCGGGCTCGGCGACGGTGGCGGTGAAGATTGGGGTGGGCAATGGGTCCAGCGACCGGGATGCGATCATCGCGTTCGTGTGGCAGGACGCGAGAGGTGAGTGGCAGACGTCGCAGGACGCCATCACCGTGGCGCGCGCCTCGGCCAACTACGCGTACAGCATCAACCTGGCGCCCCGGACGTACTTCGCGCTGGCCACCATCGATGACGACGATGACGGCAACTTCTTCGAGGACGGCGAGCGCACCGGCTACTGGCGCAACGTGGACGCCTTCGAGCCCTTGGTGTTGGAGACGGGCGAAACGTTGTCGGATGTGAGCTTCGACCTGATTCCGCTGGCGCCCATCGATGATGACCCAGCGCTCGTGGTGGGCAGCACGTGTCGCTCGAACGCGGACTGCCCGGACGGCGTTTGCGTGACGGACTATCCGGGTGGGTACTGCACCATGGACTGCACCCGCTCGGCCTGCCCCGCGGGCTCGCGTTGCTACATCGTGGATGCGTCCACGGGCCTCAAGGCCTGTCTGGCCACCTGCTCGCGTCAGGTGGGGACGGGGCAGGGGGACTGCCGCACGGACTACGTCTGCTACAGCGACGGCACGGGCTCGGGTGCCTGCCAACCGAACTGCTGGACCACGGACCTGGAGTGCGGTGGTTCGCAGCAGTGCCTGCCCAGCGGCTTCTGCCGGTGA
- a CDS encoding biliverdin-producing heme oxygenase codes for MPRLKSETRPHHERTEAQVRLMDADLTPSAYRRHLEALLGFYAPLEARLASLPLERLAGLAIQERWKVSLLEEDLRAFGHDAHSLARLPRCEALPALPGLPEALGCLYVLEGSTLGGQLILRHLRRQFESASPPATFSFFNAYGDAVGPRWRAFGDAVNQASESAADDAFDGRAIQAAQATFDAFAAWLRQEQAHAALPA; via the coding sequence ATGCCGCGACTGAAGAGTGAAACGCGCCCGCACCACGAGCGCACCGAGGCACAGGTGCGCTTGATGGATGCGGACCTGACGCCCTCGGCGTACCGACGTCACCTCGAAGCGCTGCTCGGCTTCTACGCTCCGCTGGAGGCAAGACTCGCCTCGCTGCCGCTGGAGCGACTCGCGGGACTCGCCATCCAGGAGCGCTGGAAGGTATCGCTGCTGGAGGAGGACCTGCGCGCGTTTGGCCATGACGCCCACTCGCTCGCCCGGCTGCCCCGTTGTGAGGCTTTGCCGGCGCTGCCCGGCCTGCCGGAGGCCCTGGGGTGCCTCTACGTGCTGGAGGGCTCCACGCTGGGGGGCCAGCTCATCCTCCGGCACCTGCGCCGCCAGTTCGAAAGCGCATCACCGCCGGCCACGTTCTCCTTCTTCAATGCGTACGGAGACGCGGTGGGGCCCCGCTGGCGCGCCTTCGGAGACGCCGTGAACCAGGCCTCCGAGTCCGCGGCGGACGACGCCTTCGACGGTCGCGCCATCCAGGCCGCGCAAGCCACCTTTGATGCCTTCGCTGCCTGGCTGCGACAGGAGCAGGCCCATGCCGCACTCCCCGCCTGA